The following proteins come from a genomic window of Bacillales bacterium:
- a CDS encoding pitrilysin family protein — protein MERLAFDQLKETLYHETMDNGLEVFALPKQGFHKTYATFTTKYGSVDNTFVPLNGKEPIQVPDGIAHFLEHKLFEKEDGDVFQQFSKQGASANAFTSFTRTAYLFSATSNVKKNLETLMDFVQTPYFTEETVEKEKGIIGQEIRMYDDLPDWRLFFGLIDNLYHHHPVKIDIAGTERSIAEINKDLLYTCYETFYHPSNMVLFIVGPVDPEEMIAFVRENQSNKKYEAQPPIERRFEKEPNESARLKKVIEMPVQTSKCMIGYKEQQPGRQGETLLRHELAVNILLDLMFGPSSENYEQLYEEGLIDESFSFDYTEEEHFGFSMLGGDTSHPDQLEQRLFEMIERFKNEPLDEASIARAKKKKIGSFLTALNAPEFIANQFTRYQFNGMNLFNVVPVLESLSTDVFAEVLHQHFDEAGFTVCQVKPRKG, from the coding sequence ATGGAACGACTCGCATTCGACCAACTGAAAGAAACGTTGTACCATGAAACGATGGACAACGGCCTTGAAGTGTTTGCGCTGCCGAAACAAGGTTTTCATAAAACATACGCCACTTTTACGACGAAATACGGATCGGTGGACAACACGTTCGTCCCTTTAAACGGTAAGGAACCTATTCAAGTGCCTGACGGAATCGCTCATTTTCTCGAACATAAACTGTTCGAGAAAGAAGACGGCGACGTCTTTCAGCAGTTCAGCAAACAAGGGGCTTCCGCGAATGCGTTCACTTCGTTTACGAGGACGGCTTACTTATTTTCGGCCACTTCCAACGTGAAGAAAAACCTCGAGACGTTGATGGATTTCGTGCAAACCCCGTATTTCACCGAGGAAACGGTTGAGAAAGAAAAAGGCATCATCGGCCAGGAAATTCGAATGTATGACGACCTGCCTGATTGGCGGCTGTTCTTCGGTCTGATTGACAACCTGTATCATCATCACCCTGTAAAAATCGATATTGCAGGTACGGAGCGGTCGATCGCCGAAATCAACAAAGATCTTCTCTATACATGTTACGAAACGTTTTATCATCCGAGTAACATGGTGCTGTTCATTGTTGGTCCCGTCGATCCGGAGGAAATGATCGCGTTCGTACGGGAGAATCAGAGCAACAAAAAATATGAAGCGCAGCCGCCGATTGAACGACGGTTTGAAAAAGAACCGAACGAAAGCGCCCGCTTGAAAAAAGTGATCGAGATGCCGGTGCAAACGTCGAAATGCATGATCGGTTACAAGGAACAGCAGCCGGGCCGGCAAGGCGAAACTTTGCTGCGGCACGAGCTGGCGGTCAACATATTGCTCGATTTGATGTTCGGTCCAAGCAGCGAGAATTACGAACAATTGTATGAAGAAGGGTTGATCGACGAGTCCTTTTCGTTCGATTACACCGAAGAAGAACATTTTGGCTTTTCGATGCTTGGTGGCGATACAAGTCATCCAGATCAACTCGAGCAAAGGCTTTTCGAAATGATCGAACGATTCAAGAACGAACCGTTGGACGAAGCGTCGATCGCACGTGCGAAAAAGAAAAAGATCGGCTCGTTTTTGACGGCCCTCAACGCGCCGGAATTTATCGCCAACCAATTTACGCGTTATCAGTTTAACGGGATGAACTTATTCAACGTCGTTCCCGTGTTGGAAAGTTTGTCCACGGATGTGTTTGCGGAAGTCTTGCATCAACATTTTGATGAAGCCGGGTTCACGGTTTGCCAAGTGAAACCGAGGAAGGGATAA
- a CDS encoding DNA translocase FtsK, translated as MAKRKRRKQRHTWTRQFAYEVTGLALFALSSIALARLGAAGKAFVEFFRFFAGSWYSLFLVGLFLTSFHLIWKRERPNFWTRRLTGCYLFTFAILLLSHVQLFENLTANGDWGNRSVIVSTWRLYWDQLHGIVATNDLGGGMIGALGFAFCYVLFDAEGTQLVAIILMIMSFILITGKSFGALLSSVTSSMAAFVKTQTEQLRQELIDWKNDVASRRAKNKKQTAAERKGKAVEETNVVQEVEPTVVSAPNEEQTAEPIIHDFNEYAPAETEADPEKREPAGQGAVEETVKEPAFLTSEIENEDYELPTLELLAPPQKGGQHLHKQYIQENARKLERTFESFGVRAKIRKVHVGPAVTKYEVYPDVGVKVSKIVSLHDDLALALAAKEIRIEAPIPGKSAVGIEVPNKEISMVSLREVLESKEKDTKSSKLLMGLGRDISGNPVLADLATMPHLLVAGATGSGKSVCINAMIISLLIRTKPHEVKMMMIDPKMVELNVYNGVPHLLTPVVTDPKKASQALRKIVDEMERRYERFSDTGTKNIEGYNNWLKRENEKSEEPTPLLPYIVVVIDELADLMMVASKDVEDTITRLAQMARAAGIHLIIATQRPSVDVITGVIKANIPSRIAFNVSSQTDSRTILDMGGADKLLGQGDMLFLPVGASKPTRIQGAFLSDDEVHRIVDYVIDQQKAQYQEEMIPAEREERTTEVEDEYYDDAVQLVTEMDSASVSMLQRRFRIGYTRAARLIDAMEANGIVGPYEGSKPRKVLVTQTDHETASR; from the coding sequence ATGGCGAAACGGAAAAGAAGAAAACAAAGACATACATGGACGCGCCAATTTGCGTATGAAGTGACCGGGTTGGCATTGTTTGCCCTCTCCTCAATCGCGCTTGCGCGGCTTGGTGCTGCCGGAAAAGCATTCGTGGAATTTTTTCGTTTTTTTGCAGGATCGTGGTACAGCCTGTTTCTCGTCGGACTGTTCTTGACGTCGTTCCATTTAATCTGGAAACGGGAACGGCCTAATTTTTGGACAAGACGTCTTACGGGATGCTATTTGTTTACGTTTGCGATTTTGCTGTTAAGTCATGTACAGTTGTTTGAAAACTTGACGGCGAACGGGGACTGGGGCAATCGTTCGGTGATAGTCAGCACTTGGCGTTTGTACTGGGACCAATTGCACGGAATCGTTGCAACGAACGATCTCGGCGGCGGAATGATCGGAGCGCTCGGTTTTGCTTTTTGTTACGTATTGTTCGATGCGGAAGGGACGCAACTCGTCGCGATTATTTTAATGATCATGTCGTTCATCCTGATTACCGGAAAATCGTTCGGTGCTCTGTTGTCATCGGTGACCTCCAGTATGGCGGCGTTTGTCAAAACACAAACGGAACAATTGCGCCAGGAACTGATCGATTGGAAAAACGATGTCGCTTCAAGGCGGGCGAAAAACAAGAAACAAACGGCAGCTGAGCGCAAGGGAAAAGCCGTTGAGGAAACCAACGTCGTTCAGGAAGTCGAGCCGACAGTTGTATCGGCTCCAAATGAGGAACAAACTGCAGAACCAATCATTCACGATTTTAATGAATACGCGCCGGCAGAAACGGAAGCCGATCCGGAAAAACGGGAACCGGCGGGACAAGGTGCAGTCGAAGAAACAGTGAAAGAACCGGCGTTTTTAACGTCGGAAATCGAAAACGAAGATTACGAACTTCCGACGCTTGAATTGCTCGCTCCTCCGCAAAAGGGCGGTCAGCATTTGCACAAGCAATACATACAAGAAAACGCGCGAAAACTGGAAAGAACGTTCGAGAGTTTCGGTGTGCGGGCGAAAATCCGCAAAGTTCACGTCGGTCCGGCCGTGACGAAATATGAAGTGTATCCGGACGTCGGCGTGAAAGTGAGTAAAATCGTGTCGCTGCACGATGACCTTGCGCTTGCATTGGCGGCGAAAGAAATTCGCATCGAGGCGCCGATCCCGGGGAAATCGGCAGTCGGTATTGAAGTGCCGAATAAAGAAATTTCGATGGTATCGCTGCGGGAAGTGTTGGAGTCGAAAGAAAAAGACACGAAATCGTCAAAACTTCTTATGGGGCTCGGCCGCGACATTTCCGGCAACCCGGTTCTCGCCGACCTCGCAACGATGCCGCATTTGCTCGTCGCTGGTGCGACGGGCAGCGGGAAAAGCGTCTGTATCAACGCGATGATTATCAGTTTACTCATTCGCACAAAGCCGCATGAAGTAAAAATGATGATGATCGATCCGAAAATGGTCGAACTGAACGTCTATAACGGCGTGCCGCATTTGTTGACGCCAGTCGTCACGGATCCGAAAAAGGCTTCGCAGGCGCTGCGCAAAATCGTTGACGAAATGGAGCGCCGTTATGAACGGTTTTCCGATACCGGAACGAAAAATATCGAAGGCTACAACAATTGGCTCAAGCGCGAAAACGAAAAAAGCGAGGAACCGACGCCGCTTCTGCCTTATATCGTCGTTGTGATCGACGAATTGGCGGATTTAATGATGGTGGCTTCTAAAGATGTGGAAGACACGATCACGCGGTTGGCGCAAATGGCTCGTGCCGCAGGCATTCATTTGATCATTGCCACCCAGCGTCCGTCGGTTGATGTCATTACCGGCGTCATCAAGGCAAATATTCCTTCCCGCATCGCCTTCAACGTTTCATCGCAAACGGATTCACGTACGATTCTTGACATGGGGGGAGCCGATAAACTGCTTGGCCAAGGAGACATGCTTTTTCTGCCCGTCGGCGCGTCGAAACCGACGCGAATCCAAGGAGCCTTTTTGTCCGACGACGAGGTGCATCGCATCGTAGACTATGTCATTGACCAACAAAAAGCACAGTACCAAGAGGAAATGATACCAGCCGAACGTGAAGAGCGGACAACGGAGGTTGAGGATGAATACTATGACGACGCCGTACAACTCGTAACCGAAATGGATTCGGCGTCGGTATCGATGCTGCAGCGTCGTTTCCGCATCGGTTATACGCGTGCGGCCCGTTTGATCGATGCGATGGAAGCCAACGGCATCGTCGGTCCGTATGAAGGAAGCAAGCCGCGTAAAGTGCTTGTGACGCAAACCGATCATGAAACCGCGTCCCGCTAA
- a CDS encoding BMP family ABC transporter substrate-binding protein, whose translation MRLKKMALTLVFLLMVSTILSACGSGGTKTGNTSEGEGNGSNGGDKDFRVAMVTDTGGVNDKSFNQGAWEGLQKFAKDHDLKIGSEVKYLESQDATDYEPNLNQLIHHNYDLVFGIGYKMADAVKTIAQQNPDAKLAIIDSVVTNDNGEMLPNVASITFKEQQGSFLVGVAAGIMTKTNKVGFIGGVKSAVISRFEYGFMAGVKAVNPDAVIYSQYAASFADAAKGEQIANTMYSKGADIIFAAAGATGNGVFTEAKNRTKNGDKVWVIGVDRDQYEEGLPENVTLTSMVKHVDTAVYDVSKKTMNGNFPGGKHVLLGLKEDGVGIAPHKENLSDEALEKIKAYKEKIINGDIQVPGTKEEWEQYKTNQ comes from the coding sequence ATGCGATTGAAAAAAATGGCGCTGACACTCGTTTTCTTGCTGATGGTCAGCACGATTCTCTCTGCGTGCGGAAGCGGAGGAACAAAGACAGGAAACACGTCAGAGGGTGAAGGAAACGGAAGTAACGGGGGAGACAAAGATTTTCGCGTGGCGATGGTCACCGATACAGGCGGAGTCAACGACAAATCGTTCAATCAAGGCGCATGGGAAGGACTGCAAAAGTTCGCGAAAGATCATGACTTGAAGATCGGATCCGAAGTGAAATACTTAGAATCTCAGGATGCGACGGACTACGAACCGAACTTGAATCAGTTGATCCATCACAACTATGACCTCGTTTTCGGAATCGGTTATAAAATGGCGGATGCGGTCAAGACGATCGCCCAGCAAAATCCCGATGCGAAACTAGCAATCATTGATTCTGTCGTAACGAATGACAACGGAGAAATGTTGCCAAATGTTGCGAGTATTACGTTTAAAGAGCAGCAAGGCTCTTTTCTTGTCGGGGTCGCAGCCGGAATCATGACGAAAACGAATAAAGTCGGATTTATCGGCGGTGTGAAATCCGCGGTCATTTCTCGGTTCGAGTACGGGTTCATGGCGGGCGTGAAAGCCGTCAATCCTGACGCGGTCATTTACAGCCAATATGCGGCAAGCTTTGCGGACGCAGCGAAAGGCGAACAAATCGCCAACACGATGTACAGCAAAGGGGCAGACATTATTTTTGCGGCAGCCGGCGCAACCGGAAACGGTGTGTTCACGGAAGCGAAAAACCGCACGAAAAACGGAGACAAAGTATGGGTCATTGGCGTTGACCGCGACCAATACGAAGAAGGTTTGCCGGAAAATGTCACGTTGACGTCGATGGTAAAACATGTAGACACGGCGGTTTACGACGTTTCGAAAAAAACGATGAACGGTAACTTCCCCGGCGGCAAGCACGTGTTGCTCGGGTTGAAGGAAGACGGAGTCGGCATTGCTCCGCACAAGGAAAATTTAAGCGACGAAGCGCTTGAAAAAATCAAAGCTTACAAAGAAAAGATCATTAACGGCGATATCCAAGTTCCCGGCACTAAGGAAGAATGGGAACAATACAAGACCAATCAGTAA
- a CDS encoding ATP-dependent Clp protease proteolytic subunit: MDYKNGTTDETQPPQPNVSPNDAANPNIVEQIKNLGQTAVPTVEQSNIHCLPIIGQIEGHIQLPPKNKTTKYEHLIPQIVAVEQNKNIEGLLIILNTVGGDVEAGLAISEMIASLSKPTVSIVLGGGHSIGIPIAVSADYSFIAETATMTVHPIRLTGLVIGAPQTFEYIDKMQERVVKFVTGHSRISKEKLEELMFSKGNLTRDIGTNVVGTDAVSYGMMDEVGGIGTGMLKLEQLIEQRRQNGNEKQVIQ; this comes from the coding sequence ATGGATTACAAAAACGGAACGACCGATGAAACGCAGCCTCCGCAGCCGAATGTTTCTCCGAACGATGCAGCGAATCCGAATATCGTTGAGCAAATCAAAAATCTTGGACAGACTGCCGTTCCGACGGTCGAACAGTCAAATATTCATTGTTTGCCCATTATTGGACAAATCGAGGGGCACATTCAGCTTCCGCCGAAAAACAAGACCACGAAATATGAACATTTGATTCCGCAAATTGTTGCCGTTGAGCAAAACAAAAACATCGAAGGGTTGTTGATTATTCTCAATACAGTCGGCGGTGACGTCGAGGCGGGTCTGGCGATTTCGGAGATGATTGCTTCATTGTCGAAGCCGACAGTCAGCATCGTGCTCGGAGGAGGACATTCGATCGGCATTCCGATCGCCGTTTCCGCGGACTACAGCTTTATCGCCGAAACCGCTACGATGACTGTGCATCCGATTCGTCTGACCGGACTCGTGATCGGAGCGCCGCAAACGTTCGAATATATCGATAAAATGCAGGAACGAGTCGTCAAGTTCGTAACCGGTCATTCCCGCATCAGCAAAGAAAAGTTGGAAGAGCTCATGTTTTCGAAAGGCAATTTAACGCGGGATATCGGAACGAACGTTGTCGGTACGGACGCGGTTTCTTACGGAATGATGGACGAAGTCGGCGGCATCGGCACCGGGATGTTGAAACTGGAGCAATTGATTGAACAGCGGCGGCAAAATGGAAACGAAAAGCAGGTGATCCAATGA
- a CDS encoding YlzJ-like family protein, which yields MILHTVLPDYVIMPEEDEVDESLKNLRYVEFGGRRLLVEPSSTDGYKIVRLFSTDPQDYLNVRFQPGNIIPMRPQSDG from the coding sequence ATGATTTTGCATACCGTCTTGCCCGATTATGTGATTATGCCGGAAGAAGACGAAGTCGACGAGTCTTTGAAAAATCTACGATATGTTGAGTTCGGCGGGCGCCGCTTGCTCGTTGAACCTTCATCAACGGACGGATATAAAATCGTTCGTCTTTTTTCCACCGATCCGCAAGATTATTTAAATGTGCGTTTCCAACCCGGCAACATCATTCCAATGCGTCCCCAAAGCGATGGTTAA
- a CDS encoding pitrilysin family protein has translation MAILRLNRHDLSPVRLHTVKTDKYKTNLIVLKLRAPLDERTVTMRALLAYVLQRATASLPSAKQLRRKLNELYGAQLSAQLAKKGDTHVISFKMEVANEKFLSDSTPLLENALRLLGEIILSPKLVDGHFDPEIVEREKRTLKQRMQSVRDDKMRYATTRLIEEMCKNEPYRLHAYGEEERLNEITPEQLTTYYRQLLADNLIDVFIVGDIDEHDVRGLARDVFRFPKHVGSEQTVHVLSHAASEETEEITETEDIEQGKLNLGYRTNITFGDEDYFPLVVYNGIFGGFPHSKLFMNVREKASLAYYASSRIESHKGLLLVFSGIQSSNYDKAVSIIKEQTEKMRRGEIGGEEFQQTKNMLNHQVLETVDSAAGSVEFFFNGTVAGKSVSVEDWVDAINAVTLEDVVRVANQVKLDTVYFLRGKEGS, from the coding sequence ATGGCCATTTTGAGACTGAACCGCCATGATTTGAGCCCGGTTCGTCTTCATACGGTAAAAACGGATAAATATAAAACGAATTTAATCGTTTTGAAATTGCGTGCCCCGCTTGACGAGCGCACCGTGACGATGCGCGCTTTGCTTGCCTACGTATTGCAGCGGGCAACAGCCTCGTTGCCTTCAGCGAAACAGTTGCGGAGAAAATTAAACGAGCTTTATGGAGCCCAGTTGTCGGCGCAATTGGCGAAAAAAGGCGACACGCACGTGATTTCTTTCAAAATGGAAGTCGCCAACGAAAAATTTTTGTCGGATTCCACGCCGCTGCTCGAAAACGCACTCCGCCTGCTTGGCGAGATCATCCTGTCGCCGAAGCTCGTTGACGGTCACTTTGATCCTGAGATTGTCGAGCGGGAAAAACGCACGCTGAAACAGCGCATGCAATCGGTTCGCGACGATAAAATGCGATATGCGACGACACGATTGATCGAAGAAATGTGTAAAAATGAGCCGTATCGCCTTCATGCCTACGGAGAAGAAGAGCGGTTGAATGAAATCACTCCGGAACAGTTGACTACATATTATCGGCAATTGCTTGCCGATAACTTAATCGACGTGTTCATCGTCGGAGACATCGATGAACATGACGTTCGGGGATTGGCTCGAGACGTATTTCGTTTTCCGAAACATGTCGGATCGGAACAAACGGTTCACGTTCTTTCGCATGCCGCTTCTGAAGAAACCGAGGAAATTACCGAAACCGAAGATATCGAACAAGGCAAATTGAATCTCGGTTATCGCACGAACATTACTTTTGGTGACGAAGACTATTTTCCGCTCGTGGTTTACAATGGGATATTTGGCGGATTCCCGCACTCCAAGTTATTCATGAACGTACGCGAAAAAGCGAGTCTCGCTTATTATGCTTCTTCGCGAATTGAAAGCCATAAAGGTTTACTGCTCGTGTTTTCCGGCATTCAATCGTCCAACTATGACAAAGCGGTTTCGATCATCAAGGAACAAACGGAAAAAATGCGGCGCGGGGAAATCGGCGGCGAAGAATTTCAACAGACGAAAAACATGTTGAACCATCAAGTGCTCGAGACGGTCGACAGTGCGGCAGGCTCGGTTGAATTTTTCTTCAACGGTACCGTTGCCGGGAAATCGGTGTCTGTGGAAGACTGGGTAGACGCGATTAACGCGGTCACGCTTGAGGACGTCGTTCGTGTTGCGAATCAAGTGAAGCTGGACACGGTGTATTTTTTGAGGGGAAAGGAGGGATCTTGA
- a CDS encoding ABC transporter permease, which produces MRNIRWTSLMVPVLSVVFGLIVGGIIMLAGGYNPLKAYVALFQGVVGGPYFIGETIRTITPLILTGLSIAFAFRTGLFNIGAEGQFIVGWFASVFIGITVHAPKVVHLPLALLAAAAVGALWGVVPGILKARWKVHEVIVTIMMNYIALHVTNEWIRHYLKAENAERTNEIQQSASLASPFLQQVTDYSRVHYGIIVALCAAVVMWWILRKTTLGFELRSVGFSSDASKYAGMNVERNIVLSMTISGAFAGLAGAMLGLGTYQYMTINSAGFIGIGFTGIAVSLLGANTAAGVVLAAILFGSLEFGASNMQAQAGVPPEVIKTVMAMIIFFVGSSYFIRWLLGRFRKGEN; this is translated from the coding sequence ATGAGAAATATCCGTTGGACGTCATTGATGGTTCCGGTATTGTCGGTCGTTTTCGGTTTGATTGTCGGCGGTATCATCATGCTTGCGGGCGGATACAACCCGCTGAAAGCTTACGTTGCCCTTTTTCAAGGCGTCGTCGGCGGGCCTTATTTTATCGGTGAAACGATCCGCACGATCACACCGTTAATTTTGACAGGATTATCGATCGCCTTTGCCTTTCGAACGGGACTGTTTAACATCGGGGCTGAAGGACAATTTATCGTCGGTTGGTTTGCTTCCGTGTTTATCGGGATTACTGTACACGCGCCGAAGGTTGTCCACTTGCCGTTGGCGTTATTGGCGGCGGCTGCCGTTGGTGCGTTATGGGGAGTCGTTCCCGGTATTTTAAAAGCCAGGTGGAAAGTACATGAAGTCATCGTGACAATTATGATGAACTACATTGCTCTTCATGTGACGAATGAATGGATTCGCCATTATTTGAAGGCCGAAAATGCCGAGCGCACAAATGAAATTCAGCAGTCCGCCTCGCTCGCTTCGCCGTTTTTGCAACAAGTCACAGATTATTCCCGCGTGCATTATGGAATCATCGTTGCTTTGTGTGCGGCGGTAGTCATGTGGTGGATTTTGCGGAAAACGACGCTCGGCTTTGAATTACGTTCCGTCGGCTTCAGTTCGGATGCTTCGAAGTATGCAGGCATGAACGTTGAACGAAACATTGTTTTGTCGATGACGATCTCCGGCGCCTTTGCCGGGCTTGCCGGAGCGATGCTCGGTCTCGGAACGTATCAGTACATGACGATCAATTCGGCAGGGTTTATCGGCATCGGTTTTACCGGGATCGCTGTCTCCTTGTTAGGAGCAAATACCGCAGCCGGTGTTGTTCTGGCAGCGATTTTATTCGGAAGTCTTGAATTCGGTGCCTCAAACATGCAGGCGCAGGCGGGTGTCCCTCCGGAAGTCATTAAAACCGTTATGGCGATGATTATTTTCTTCGTCGGTTCGAGTTACTTCATTCGCTGGCTCCTCGGACGCTTCAGAAAGGGGGAGAACTGA
- a CDS encoding ABC transporter permease gives MGLMEILEIIVPAAIFSAAPLILTALGGVFSERAGVVNIGLEGLMVMGAFIGATFTLFAQNWGFGAWSPWFSLIVAAVGGGLFSLLHAIATVTFRADHVVSGVAINFLATGLCLFLTKKIFNSGQSPYIDHRIYKMDIPVLEDIPVIGPLLFQHAYLTSYLAIILAFVVWFVIFKTPFGLRLRSVGEHPMAADTMGINVTKMRYVGVMLSGVFGGLGGAVYVTSISTNFSASTIAGQGFMALAAMIFGKWNPLGALAAALFFGFAQSLSVIGASIPLLQNIPSVYLLIAPYVLTILALAGFIGRAEAPKANGVNYIKGER, from the coding sequence ATGGGATTGATGGAAATTCTTGAAATCATCGTTCCGGCGGCAATTTTCTCGGCAGCTCCTTTAATTTTAACCGCGCTCGGCGGCGTTTTCAGCGAACGCGCAGGCGTCGTTAATATTGGTCTTGAAGGGTTAATGGTGATGGGCGCTTTCATCGGAGCTACGTTCACTTTGTTTGCGCAAAACTGGGGGTTCGGAGCCTGGTCGCCCTGGTTTTCGTTAATCGTCGCTGCGGTGGGGGGAGGACTGTTTTCCTTATTGCACGCGATTGCGACGGTTACCTTTCGCGCTGATCACGTCGTGAGCGGTGTGGCGATCAATTTTTTAGCAACGGGACTTTGTTTGTTCTTGACAAAGAAGATTTTCAATTCCGGGCAAAGCCCTTACATTGACCACCGTATTTACAAAATGGATATTCCGGTATTGGAGGACATTCCTGTTATCGGTCCGTTGTTGTTTCAACATGCTTATTTAACTTCTTACTTGGCGATCATTCTGGCATTCGTTGTTTGGTTCGTCATTTTCAAAACACCGTTCGGGTTGCGGCTTCGTTCCGTCGGGGAGCATCCGATGGCGGCGGACACGATGGGAATCAATGTAACGAAAATGCGTTACGTCGGCGTTATGTTGAGCGGCGTATTTGGCGGGCTTGGCGGTGCCGTTTATGTGACTTCGATTTCAACGAACTTCAGTGCTTCAACCATTGCCGGACAAGGCTTCATGGCATTGGCGGCAATGATCTTCGGAAAGTGGAATCCGCTCGGTGCACTCGCTGCGGCCCTGTTTTTCGGGTTTGCCCAGTCGCTCAGTGTGATCGGCGCTTCGATTCCTCTCCTGCAAAACATTCCGAGCGTCTATTTGCTGATTGCACCGTATGTTTTAACGATTTTGGCTTTGGCCGGATTCATCGGACGTGCGGAGGCTCCTAAAGCAAACGGCGTTAACTATATAAAGGGAGAACGATAA
- a CDS encoding ABC transporter ATP-binding protein, with protein sequence MSFVIEMKNIRKEFPGVVANDDINLQVKKGEIHALLGENGAGKSTLMNILFGLYQPDRGEIYVNGNKVHITDANEANALGIGMVHQHFMLVEKFTVTENIILGNEPKKGLTMNKKKAAEDVRKISEQYGLQVDPKAKIGNISVGMQQRVEILKTLYRGADILIFDEPTAVLTPQEIEELMAIMKRLVAEGKSIILITHKLKEIMAVADRCTVIRRGKSIDTVNVSEANPDKLAMMMVGREVNFEVERAASKPGETVFEVKDLVVGDEGKTAVVKQLNLNVRAGEILGIAGVDGNGQTELIEAVTGLRKVKSGSIQVNGKDITSITPRKVFESGVGHIPQDRHKHGLVLDFSIGENMVLQSYYQSPYSNKGLLNYKQIFAHAKKLIAEFDVRTPSETTPARALSGGNQQKAIIAREVDRSPDLLIAAQPTRGLDVGAIEFIHSKLVEERNNGKAVLLVSFELDEIMNLSDRIAVMYNGEILAEVDPSETDEQELGLLMAGHKDKTAATEGGRDQ encoded by the coding sequence GTGAGTTTTGTCATTGAAATGAAAAACATTCGGAAAGAATTCCCCGGCGTCGTCGCCAACGACGATATCAATTTGCAAGTCAAAAAAGGGGAAATCCATGCGTTGTTGGGCGAAAACGGCGCTGGTAAGTCAACGTTGATGAATATATTATTCGGATTGTACCAGCCCGACCGCGGGGAAATCTATGTGAACGGAAACAAAGTGCACATAACTGATGCAAATGAAGCGAACGCGTTAGGAATCGGAATGGTGCACCAGCATTTCATGCTCGTGGAAAAATTCACGGTGACGGAAAACATCATTCTCGGCAACGAACCGAAAAAAGGGTTGACGATGAACAAGAAGAAAGCCGCGGAAGATGTTCGCAAAATTTCTGAACAATACGGTCTTCAGGTAGATCCGAAAGCAAAAATCGGGAACATTTCGGTCGGCATGCAGCAGCGTGTCGAAATCCTGAAAACGCTTTATCGAGGCGCCGATATTTTGATCTTTGACGAACCGACAGCGGTGTTGACGCCGCAAGAAATCGAAGAGTTAATGGCGATCATGAAACGGCTTGTCGCCGAGGGGAAATCCATTATCTTGATTACCCATAAATTGAAAGAAATCATGGCGGTTGCCGATCGCTGTACAGTGATTCGCCGCGGAAAAAGCATCGATACGGTGAACGTATCCGAAGCGAATCCGGACAAGCTTGCGATGATGATGGTCGGACGAGAGGTGAATTTCGAAGTCGAAAGAGCTGCTTCGAAGCCTGGGGAGACCGTATTTGAAGTGAAGGATCTCGTTGTAGGAGATGAAGGAAAAACCGCGGTGGTCAAGCAATTGAACTTGAACGTTCGAGCCGGAGAAATTCTCGGGATTGCCGGCGTTGACGGGAACGGTCAAACGGAACTGATTGAAGCCGTTACCGGGCTGCGCAAAGTAAAATCCGGATCGATTCAGGTGAACGGAAAGGACATAACCTCGATAACGCCGCGAAAAGTATTCGAATCCGGCGTCGGCCATATTCCTCAAGACCGACATAAGCACGGCCTCGTTCTTGATTTTTCGATCGGAGAAAACATGGTTTTGCAGTCGTATTATCAATCCCCTTATTCAAACAAAGGATTGTTGAACTATAAGCAAATTTTTGCCCACGCGAAAAAATTAATTGCCGAATTTGACGTGCGCACGCCAAGTGAAACGACCCCGGCACGTGCATTGTCCGGCGGAAATCAGCAAAAAGCGATTATCGCGCGCGAAGTTGACCGGTCTCCTGATTTGTTAATTGCCGCTCAACCGACGCGCGGGTTGGACGTCGGGGCGATTGAATTCATTCATTCGAAACTCGTCGAAGAAAGAAACAACGGCAAAGCCGTCTTGCTCGTCTCTTTTGAGCTGGACGAAATTATGAATTTAAGCGATCGCATTGCCGTCATGTACAACGGCGAAATTTTGGCAGAGGTTGATCCGTCCGAAACGGACGAGCAAGAGCTCGGGTTGCTTATGGCCGGGCACAAAGATAAGACGGCCGCTACGGAAGGAGGCCGAGATCAATGA